GATTTTCTTGCCAGGGAAGGCGTCGTAAATGGCCTTCAGATGCCGAGGCCACTCGCGGATACAGTGAACCTCATCTACTATAATGCCATCATACCCCGCCGCGAAGGCTGCCTCGCCCAAATCCCACAATGGGACCGGCACCACCAGGGGATGATCGGCAGGGATATATAATGACCCGCTCGCCTTAGATAAAGCGAGCGTGGTCTTACCTACGCCTCTCGGACCTAAGACGAGCAAACCTCTGGACGATAGGTCTATCTTATCAAAATGCGGGCGCAATGTTTGAGGCAGGCTCAGGATGAGGCGGCTTTGAATCACTTGCAGCTTTTGTAGCAGTTCTTCTATAATCATTGTAATCCCCTCGATCCGTTCTATGATAGAACGATTTTAGCACATTTTCGTTCTCGTACAGAACCGAAATATGCTATTTTATTCATATTCGTCCTTTGGAAGTACGCCTTTGATTATGATCAGTTTTGAGACAAAACTATACGGCGTTGGCCCACGGGCGCTAAAATAGATTTTTGAAAAGGCCTTGCAAAAGGGAGCCTGTGAAGGAGGAGAAATCTTGGATAGCAGGTTTGTGGTCATAGCGGATGACCTCACCGGCGCGAACGACACGGGCATCCAATTCGTGAAGCTCGGGTTTACGGCGGCCACGCTGCTCGATCCTTCGGCGTTGCGCGAAGAGGCCGAATATGATGTGGTGGTCGTAGACACGGAGTCGCGCAACGTAAGTCCGGATGAAGCGCGCAAGTTGGTGAAAAAAGCCGTCTTTGAACTTCTTCCCCTCTGGGGCGAGGCCATATTTTACAAAAAGGTGGATTCCACCTTGCGGGGAAATATCGCATCAGAGCTATCCGCTCTGCAGGAGCTTTTAAATCCCTCTTGTATAGTCTTCGCTCCGGCTTACCCAAAAAACGGCCGCACAACCAGAGACGGCATCCACTACCTTCACGGCGTCCCGGTGGATCAGACGGAACTCGCCAAGGATCCGAGAAAACCTGTAACCACGTCCGATCTTAGCGAGCTCCTCGCTTCAGGGGGTTTCTCTTCGCGCCACCTCTCCTTAAAGGTGGTAAGAGAAGGGTCAATACCTGCGGTGCTTGCGGCAGCCGGAGGGGGGCTTTGCCTTTCTTTCGACGTGGAAGAAGACGACGACTTCACTGCCATTATAAACGGAGTCGCATCGGCGGTAGATGTCGAGCGTGTGCTGTGGGTAGGGTCTGCGGGATTGGCCGAAGCGCTGGCTGCGCACTCGTCGATCGGTCGGTGCGGGTGTGGTGGGCCAGCTTTGGCCGTCGTCGGCAGCGCGAGTGCCACAAGCAGAAGCCAACTCCGGAAAGCGGCTTCTGAAGGGCTAGTTACGGTTGTAGCGGTGGACACAGCGCAGGCGCTCCTTCAGAGAGAAAGGGAACTCGAGCGAGCGTGTGCGCAGGCGGTGAAAAAGCTTGAAGGGGGCAAATCTGTAGCGATAGCCTCCTCCTTGGAAGAGCGGCAGTGGGAAGCCTCTCGCGAGGCGGCCGCAAGCCTTGCGATATCGATGGAAGAGGTGAGCGAACGCATAGCGGCGTTTCTGGCAGACCTTGCTTCTTCCGTTTTGAGCAAATCGCGCGCGAGCGGGCTTTTCGTCACCGGAGGGGATATAGCCGTGCACGTCTTCGGGAGGTTGGGCGCCAAGGGGGCGGCGCTTTTGCGCGAGATCGAACCCGGCATACCGCTTACGACGCTCCTCGGCGGGGCGTACCACGGCATGCCGGTTATAACGAAGGCGGGGGCTTTCGGCGACGAAAATACGCTCTGTCGCAGCATGAAGCTTTTGGTCGGGCGGCGATAGCGCGAAATCGGTTCGTCCTCACTGGATAAAGTCTATGCACTTAAGAGATTATTTTGAAGGAGGCAGTGCGATATGAAAGCAATCGGCATCGTCTGCAGTCCGCGGAGGAACGGCAACTCTGAGGTCTTGGTCCGCGAGGTGTTGAACGCCGTTGTAGATGGCGCAGCGAAGGTGCTTCGTCCCAACGAAATGAAGATCAGGGGATGCCAGGGATGTTACGCCTGCAAGGAGAAAGGCCGCTGCGTTGTGGAAGACGACATGCAGGAGTTATATCGAGAGATCGAAGAGGCCGATATCGTAGTTTTCGGCACCCCTATCTACATGTATGGTGTGGCCTCACAGTTTAAGGTCGTGCTGGATCGCCTCTTCGCGTTTTTGGGATCAGCGCCCGATTTTAAAAGCAGCCTTCCCAAGGGTAAAAGGGCGGCTTTGGTGGTCTCGCAGGGATACGAGGATGCGCAAGAATACAGTGCTCATATAGCCCAGATGAAGGAATCGCTCCGCGTAGTCGGTTTTGACGAGGTAAAGACGCTGGTAGCCTCGGGACTCAATGAGCTGGGCGAGGCGGCGAAGCGGCCGTCTTTGGTTCAAGAGGCCCAGATGTTGGGGCGAGCCTTGCGCTCGGCTTGAGGTTTTTGAGGCGAGGGCGGTTTTCAAGTTTTAACCGACGCTTGCGCCCTCGCTCCATAGGCGCTCTTCTATGGCCTCATCCGCAGTCGAAGGGAGGATCCAGGCGTCTTTCGCATCGACAGATACTGCGCAGCCCGACGAGCATGTCGGCCTGCCGAGTTCAGTGGCGCACCACGTTTCGCCTGTCGGCTCGTGCTTCAAAATATAGTGCGTGATTGTGCCGCCGAACTCCACATCTGCAATCCTCCAACCCCCGCTTGCGTCAGAAGCGCGAATCTTTACGTCCTCTGGCCTCACTACAGCGGTGACGCTGGAACCGCAAGAGATCCTCCCCTCGCATCGCGCTGTCAGGCTGCCGAAGAAGGATTTGACGGTGGCGTGGTTGCGAGAGCCCGATGCCACTATGCCGCTTACGAAGTTAGCCTGCCCGAGAAAACGCGCCACAAAGGTATCCGCCGGCTTTAAATATACCTCCTCCGGTGACCCCGCCTGTTTCAGCGTTCCTTCGCTGAGTATCGCCACGCGTGAGGCAATCGCCATGGCCTCAGCCTGGTCGTGGGTGACGTATATAGATGTGAGACCGAGATCTCTATGCCAGCGCTTGAGTTTTGCGCGCAGCTCTTCTCTGAGGCGCGCATCGAGGCTCGATAGCGGTTCGTCGAACAGCATGACGGCAGGGTTTGTGACGAGCGCCCTTGCCAAGGCGACGCGCTGGAGTTGCCCACCCGACAGCTGGCTCGGCTTCCTATCTTCCAGGCCTCTGAGCTCCACTGCCTCCAATGCTTCGCGGGCTTTCCTTTTTCTGTCGTCTTGGCTCATCTGTTGCAGCTCCAGCGGGAGCGTGACGTTTTCCTCCACCGTCATGTGCGGCCACACTGCGCCAGTTTGAAAGACCAATCCCACTCGGCGCTCCTCTGGCGGCACGTGCTTAGTTCCCCTCGTTATGACTCGCCCGTCCAGGGCGATGACGCCGGCGTCAGCCCTCTCCAGGCCGGCCATTATACGCAAGAATGTCGTTTTCCCTGAGCCGCTCGGACCCAGAAAACAGAAGAACTCTCCTGCCTGCACGGAAAGCGTTACTTCCTCGAGGGCTATAGCGTCTCCGAAGCGCTTGCATAACCCTTCTATGACGAGTTTGGACATGTTTACCTCCCGAAAAGTGACGTGCCGTATCTGCGTAAGAGGAACAATGCAAATCCGAAGAGCAACGTGACAAGCACGCTGAAGGCTGTGCTGTAGGTAGTATACCCTGCAGCCTCCAGGTTATATACGGTGACACCTATCGTTTCGTTCCCAGAAGTCCACAACAATCCGGAGACGGTGAGCTCCGTCAACGCGGTTACGAACACGAGAAGGACTGCAGCCTGCCAGTGCGAGCGCAGAAGCGGAAGCGTTATCCTGACGAATTTCCTTATAGGCTTAAGGCCCACAACTTGCGCCGCCTCCTCGTAAGATGGGTCGAGTTGAAGGAATCCGGCAGCGAGGGTCCTCGTGGCAATGGTAAAGAATCGCGCTACATAGGCAAGAAGCATAACCCATCTCGTGCCGTAGATGTGCAAGGGAAGCCAAGGATCCACCCAAGAGAGTATCATCGCCAGGGCGAATACCGTGCCGGGGATGGCATAAGGGATCGAACCGACCCTGTCAATCCAGAGGAAAATCCCCTTTCTGCGTGCCACGCCCCGAGCCACGACAAACCCCAAGGCGATCGTTGCGGCCGCAGCCCCCGCTGCGAGGACGAGGCTGTTGAATGTGGCCCTCCATGTCTCGTTCAAGCCGAAGAGGACGAAGGCGTAGTTCTTGAGCGTTGCCGTCGATAACGAAAGTTTCACCCCATAGGCCGGCAAAAGCGACGTGAGGATCAGCGCCGCGATCGGGCCGAGGGCTGCGCATCCCAAAAATATAAGTACCGTTGCGGACAAGATGAACCTCGTCCTCCCTATGGCAAATCGATACGGCTCCTTTGCGGAAGAGGGCGTGCGGTAATGGGCTTTTCTTATCAAGCGATGTTGGAAATATAACCCCCCCACTGCGACGATTGCCCCTAAGGAAGCCAAAATTGTCACCTTGGCGAAGGATACCTCCGTAAACCCCACAACCTGCTGGAATATATACGTTGAAAGGACAATTAAACCGCTGGGCAGAGCCACGAGCGCCGGCACGCCGAAGTTTCCAAGCGAGCCCACAAAAGCCAACACTCCGCCTGCTGCTATACCGGGCGCCGCCAGAGGGATGGTGATCCGCGAAAGTATCCTCCACCGCTTAAAGCCGAAGGTCGCAGCGACCTCCTCGACCTCTGGCGGTATATTTCGCAGCGCCGCCATCGTAGAAAGATATACGACCGGATAGTGCAGAATCCCGAGGAGGGCGATCGTGCCGTCTAAGCCGTAGGCGTTCCAAACCACTACCCTTTTGCCGGCTATTAGGCTCGCCAAGCGGTTGAACCACCCCACCGGACCCCAAAGCTGCAACCACCCGAGGGCCTGCACGTAGGGCGGGAGAAGGAGGAAAAGGAGCGTCGCCGCTGTGATGGCGCCTTTAAAAGGGATGTCGCTTTTGACCACAAGGAGTGCTCCCGATGTGCCG
This genomic stretch from Acetomicrobium sp. S15 = DSM 107314 harbors:
- a CDS encoding ABC transporter permease, which translates into the protein MPSSSDSPNSPSPIPISTAVVCGVLALATAYPLLRLLLGGFFVPGEGLTLGPLMEVAKNPSTWMVLKNTFVVSLAATAISIVIGTSGALLVVKSDIPFKGAITAATLLFLLLPPYVQALGWLQLWGPVGWFNRLASLIAGKRVVVWNAYGLDGTIALLGILHYPVVYLSTMAALRNIPPEVEEVAATFGFKRWRILSRITIPLAAPGIAAGGVLAFVGSLGNFGVPALVALPSGLIVLSTYIFQQVVGFTEVSFAKVTILASLGAIVAVGGLYFQHRLIRKAHYRTPSSAKEPYRFAIGRTRFILSATVLIFLGCAALGPIAALILTSLLPAYGVKLSLSTATLKNYAFVLFGLNETWRATFNSLVLAAGAAAATIALGFVVARGVARRKGIFLWIDRVGSIPYAIPGTVFALAMILSWVDPWLPLHIYGTRWVMLLAYVARFFTIATRTLAAGFLQLDPSYEEAAQVVGLKPIRKFVRITLPLLRSHWQAAVLLVFVTALTELTVSGLLWTSGNETIGVTVYNLEAAGYTTYSTAFSVLVTLLFGFALFLLRRYGTSLFGR
- a CDS encoding flavodoxin family protein, which translates into the protein MKAIGIVCSPRRNGNSEVLVREVLNAVVDGAAKVLRPNEMKIRGCQGCYACKEKGRCVVEDDMQELYREIEEADIVVFGTPIYMYGVASQFKVVLDRLFAFLGSAPDFKSSLPKGKRAALVVSQGYEDAQEYSAHIAQMKESLRVVGFDEVKTLVASGLNELGEAAKRPSLVQEAQMLGRALRSA
- a CDS encoding ABC transporter ATP-binding protein; this encodes MSKLVIEGLCKRFGDAIALEEVTLSVQAGEFFCFLGPSGSGKTTFLRIMAGLERADAGVIALDGRVITRGTKHVPPEERRVGLVFQTGAVWPHMTVEENVTLPLELQQMSQDDRKRKAREALEAVELRGLEDRKPSQLSGGQLQRVALARALVTNPAVMLFDEPLSSLDARLREELRAKLKRWHRDLGLTSIYVTHDQAEAMAIASRVAILSEGTLKQAGSPEEVYLKPADTFVARFLGQANFVSGIVASGSRNHATVKSFFGSLTARCEGRISCGSSVTAVVRPEDVKIRASDASGGWRIADVEFGGTITHYILKHEPTGETWCATELGRPTCSSGCAVSVDAKDAWILPSTADEAIEERLWSEGASVG
- a CDS encoding four-carbon acid sugar kinase family protein, which produces MDSRFVVIADDLTGANDTGIQFVKLGFTAATLLDPSALREEAEYDVVVVDTESRNVSPDEARKLVKKAVFELLPLWGEAIFYKKVDSTLRGNIASELSALQELLNPSCIVFAPAYPKNGRTTRDGIHYLHGVPVDQTELAKDPRKPVTTSDLSELLASGGFSSRHLSLKVVREGSIPAVLAAAGGGLCLSFDVEEDDDFTAIINGVASAVDVERVLWVGSAGLAEALAAHSSIGRCGCGGPALAVVGSASATSRSQLRKAASEGLVTVVAVDTAQALLQRERELERACAQAVKKLEGGKSVAIASSLEERQWEASREAAASLAISMEEVSERIAAFLADLASSVLSKSRASGLFVTGGDIAVHVFGRLGAKGAALLREIEPGIPLTTLLGGAYHGMPVITKAGAFGDENTLCRSMKLLVGRR